The Elephas maximus indicus isolate mEleMax1 chromosome 11, mEleMax1 primary haplotype, whole genome shotgun sequence genome contains the following window.
TGTAGGACCCCTGGTTTGTTCCCGTGAACCCTTTAACTTTTCTCGCTTGGGTTCCATTGACTGTCCCCTGGATCCTTGCTGCCTCACTCAAAGCCTCCACCTTGAAGTGCTGTGCCCCCTTCCTTTCTCTATTCCCTATTCTCCTCTCCCAGGTCCCCTACGTGGAGCTGGGGGGCAGAGTGCTGGTCATGGCTGTATACGACTTTGATCGCTTCTCCCGCAACGATGCCATCGGGGAGGTGCGGGTCCCCATGAGCTCGGTGGACTTGGGGCGGCCCGTACTGGCCTGGCGGGAGCTGCAAGCGGCTCCGCGGGAGGAGGTGAGCACGCCCAGCCACGCCCCCAGGCTAGGCCCCCACGCCCCAACCCCGGACCAATCAGAAGCTCCCAGGACCCTTCCTGTAGCCCAAGGCCTCGCCCTGCTTCTTGGATTGTACCACTAGGTACTTAAATCTGGACCATTCCATTCCAAGGCaagggggagggaagaaaggtgGGGTAAGCGATTGGGCCTGTGGCTCAGGGGCTCTCGTGATAGTCTGTAAAAAAAAGGGTGTGAAGgtggcgtctgacctcctctaacttcacaagggggaaggagaattgagatcaacagcccaaggctgattccgaTGAaggggaggtcagacatacctcctctctgtgccatctttaccaattctgacaccaaccatccctcccacagcaccctcTGTGTGTTCAGTAATTTTttgcagtgaccacacagaactcacaaacagtGCTCACAGTTaggaggtttattagggaaataataggttataattcaggttcaggatgcagttcttccatcaggacagcctcttctcagccctgCTCACAGGTatgcctctctggccctcaggtagggcaagtgttacaaagctcttttagctcagcGGATAAATGCCCACAGGCAAGTCACTttgccagtaagcctcggcccaaaggCAGTCAGCTTTGTTGCTCCTTGGGCTAGGAAGGCTACtgtgccagtctctcctgccatcGTTTCAGGGCCACAGCTGCTCACTGTCCACTGTGTTACAGCTGTgtgtctctcagtctcctggttccgggagcttctcagcacagggattctgggtccaaaagatgcgctagttcttcttccttggtggtggtgggatcctctacCTGCTGTGGAATTGGCTTCCTTTttaagacaaaactgaccaatctccttggtggaccacaattaccttatttgcatagttccacccaatcacgtggttgggagttacaagaccatggagagAAATGCCACACAAACGCGATCTATTGCACCACaggtctttttccttcttttagcaAGAGAAACTAGGAGACATCTGCTTCTCCCTCCGCTATGTCCCCACGGCAGGGAAGCTTACAGTCATCGTCCTGGAGGCTAAAAACCTAAAGAAGATGGACGTAGGGGGATTGTCAGGTGTGTGGAAAGCAAGCAAATGGAGATGGGGAGGCCCTCTAGCTAAGGTTCTGAAGGTGCCTGGGGCTCAAAAATATATTGAGGGGATACCTTTGGGGAGCCCACACTGCCAGGGGAGAATTCACATTAGATATTGCCAAGGAGGGAGGGACATCTAACAGGTAGATGGAGTGTCTCTATGTTGGTCCAACCCTCTATGTTGGTCCAAAAATTAATTCATTACCCCCATTTGGATCTTCCTGGACTAAGGTGGTAAGGGTAGGTTGTGAGACAATTTGTCTCTCTCCCCAGATCCCTATGTCAAGGTCCACCTACTCCAGGGAGGCAAAAAGGTGcggaaaaagaaaaccaccatcAAGAAGAACACCCTGAACCCCTATTACAACGAGGCGTTCAGCTTTGAGGTGCCTTGTGACCAGGTCCAGGTGAGATTAGGCCTGCCCATTGTCCTGGCCCTATACCCTTTCCTTCTCCAAGAGCCCCAGGCCTAGAAACCCCCATTTCTAGGGGAAAAGAGTCGCTTTAGCAATGCCCTAGAAACCAGGTCCTAAAGATTCGTGAAGTTGGTTTCTCAGTTTCGCGCTCCTCGTAGGAGGACCAGGAAGTCTCGCCCACTGGTGGAAAAAAAAGCGTTTCCTTAAAATTGGTCTAATGAAGACCAGGGTGTCCTGCCCCCTTAGGAGCCCCAAAGATACCTCCCAACAAACCTTTGGGAGCTGGGTAAGACCTGGCCCCTCCACCTATTTCAACGTCCTGAAGGTTTATACCCCTTAGGAGGCTGATCTCTAAGGAGGTTCCTAAAACCCCTGAGCAATGGAGCTCATTGTTGATAGTTTGAGTTCAGTAAATTCGGACTCATgatcccctgtgacagagtagaactgccccatagggttttcttggctataaactttacagaagctgacctctgggtctttctcccgcagaagaGCTgaattaggttagcagcccaacgcataacagggctccttaatggaGCTCATATCTCTTTAGCTATATAACTTCAAGAAAGACTCCAGGGCACCCTTTTAACTATAGGACTCTCCATCCCTCCCACCTCCCAACCCGGCCCTTGTCCCCACTTCCATGCCAAGTCTTAGCTAAAGATCCTAGTAAGACCCCATAGAACTCTGGTTGCTTGGAAGAGGGTAACCTTAGCAATGATACCTAAGCCCCTCCACGCGCCTCCTTCCCCCACCCACTcacttcctcttcctcccccatcCACCCCAGAAGGTACAGGTGGAGCTGACGGTGCTGGACTACGACAAGCTGGGCAAGAACGAGGCCATTGGAAGGGTGGCAGTGGGGGCGGCAGCCGGTGGGACTGGCCTGCGGCATTGGGCAGACATGCTGGCCAACCCCCGGCGGCCCATTGCTCAGTGGCACTCGCTGAGGCCCCCTGATCGAGTGAGGCTTCCCCCTGTGCCCTGATCGCCACCCCCAAGCCCCTGGCCAAACCTGGACTTTGGCCACTGACCCCAGACTTCTGACCCTGGCCCTAGCCAAGCCCAGTCCCATCTCCAAGCCTACTCTACCCCTAACCTCTCCCCCCCACCATCTGatccatttctgccttctcaccctaCCCCCTCCATTATGCCAATCATGATAACTTGCCAACTCCTCTGCCACGCACATACCTGGAAGCCCCAGGGACccctggggggaggggagcagtCTGGACTCCCTGCCCCGGGGTCCCCCCCTGCTTTGACAATCAGTGACCCCAGCCCTTTGTAAATTCCTTCTCCTACACAGGATCACGAACTCCTGTCCCCATTCTGATCCCCATGCTGTTCCTAGGGCCAAATAAAAGCTCAGCAGCTGTGGTGGCCTGGCCCTATGCTCCTTGGTGGGAATGGGCAGGGGCTGCGGGCCTGGGAGGGAATCTCATCTCCAGGTGTGGGAAAGGAAAGGGCTGCCCATCGCGGAATCCCCTGTATTGGTGTCCTAGGGCTGCCTTAACTAGGAACCACAAGCTGGATGTTTTATAACATCAGAAATGTGCTATCTCACagctctagaggctagaagtacaaCATCAGGATATCAACAGGATTTTTCCAGAGAGACAATAAAAGAGGATGTTAAAGGGAAGGAACAATGCCAGGAACACAGAGCTGGAGGCACTGGAGAACATGCGCTTCCTATAATGTGCTGTTAACAATAGGTTCTCTGAAGCTTGATGTGTAGTTTGTCCGTTTCCCGTGGTgcaaatactcccaccatgagGGATTTCGAGATACCAACCTAAAATCACTGAATGTGGAATTGAGAGAAAAGTTGCCTAGTAGCACACCATTATATAGTATTTCCCAGGGCTGGAATTAGGGTTTCAAAATGCATGAGGGTGTCAAAATACTCGGTAAGCAAGATAATATTCagtgcaatattttaaaaaattaaaattagtgcAGCAAATCCATGGCgagcaaaatatcaaaattttaaataaagacagaatttgACCCTGCATTTGCATGACCCTGCCTCCCTAACCTCATCCCAGCCCTGGGTTTCTACTCTGGCCCCGGTTccaaaaactttatttacaaaaacaggcagccagACCCTAGGTGCAGTTTGCTAATTTAATTATCTAAGTATTGCATAAAATAGTATTTCCTCcacagatagattaaaaaaataggtGCTATtaaatcaactctgactcgtggaggCCTtaagtacaatggaacaaaaagctgcctggtcctgcatcctcctcaaaattgccagcatgtttgagtccacgttttggctattgtgccaatccatctcactgagggtctccctcacccttgctggccctctatgtCACCAAACATGTCCACGGTTGACCTCTCCTGCTGACGTGTCCAAACCAggtgagtcagacagtgttctgttgtgacccataaggttttcattgactgatttttggaagtagatctccaggcatttcttcctagtcggtcTGAGCCTGAaaactcccctgaaacctgtccacaagcGGTggttctgctggtatttgaaatactagtgacatcccttccagcataacagcaacacgcaagacaccacagaacaaaaaactgacagagcgGTGGATTttctctctataaaaaaaaaaaaataggtacaataAATGTAAATAACTTCAAGGGCATCGATAATAGAAAAATGCAGTAAAATAGGAAGTGTTGAGTGTTGAGTACTTATTacctttattttaatataatgagCTTAATTGcaaatttatataatttaatttttactaATGACTGATGGAatagactcgagggcaatgggtttgttttttgggggggtgtgtAACGACCAGCTAACAAAATTCCTGAAAAGCTAACAATCCCCAACCAGTGCTAACTGGCTCCAGCGCACACCTGGtgagaaaccctgtgtggcagagcCCGGGTGTGAGAGGAAGAGGGACAGAGAGGGTTACACATCTTTAAAGTCTACACTGTAATCTGGATTAATTCACGCTCTCCTCTGTCTAAATTTGGATCAGTccaagcctcccccgttccagaAATTCGGACCGATCCAGACTCCGCCCCAGCGTCTCCCAGCCCGCCCCTTTCCCAACAGTGAGGTCGTCAAGACAACCGCGTCCGCACTCCCTCCTTTCCGACAAGCCAGGGTCACCGCCTCTCAGCGCTCCCATTGGCCAAAAGTTATCAGAGGGTGGTCCCTTTCACTTTCACTGGTCAGTTTCTCGAGGCGGTAGCAGTCCTTATATTCCCATTGGCTGATTGGTGGAGGGGGGCGGAGTTATGGGTAGCCGTTGTCGAGGTTGCACCGGACCGCAACCCAGCTCAGTGCAGGCAGGGAGGGACGACCCGAGATATTTGGAAGAATAAAGGTGAGGGGGCTGTAACATGGAGGCAAACTGGCAAGAAGTCAGGGTTGGCGATGCGGAGATAGTGTTTGGGGATTTCCAGGATGTCTGTCCCGCAGGGCGATGACTACACCGGCCGGCTCCGGAACGGGCTTCGGATCCGTGTCCTGGTGGGGTCTGTCCCCGGCGCTGGACCTGCAGGCTGAAAGTGAGTCGTCCACTCCATCCTTTAGCTGTCTCCTGCGTGACTACAATCCCAGGATGCTCTGGTACAGCGCCTGCCTTCACAGCCGTGACAGGCGGCGCAAGGCCTTTTGGGACTTGTAGTCCCAGCTTCAATGGCAACAGGAGCGCTAGCGTTCTAAGGCTTCAGCGGTAGAGGGCGCTCCCATAGTGGCGATCTGCTGTCATCTATGCGGACTGCCATTCCCAGAAGGCTTAGAGGCACAACTCCTTTTGAAACGTGGGCAAACAGCGCAAGTCTTACTGGGATTTGTAGTCCATCGTTCTAGGGGTTACTATACAGGGCGCTCTGGTGGCCACTAGCCCCAGCCGGCTGTTGCATTGCCAGGTCCTCCTGTGGACCCAGACTCGCAGGCAGAAACAGAACGCAGGATTCCTGACCTTGATGTGCTGCTGCTGGGCTCCGTGGATGGACGGCATCTGCTACGGACCCTTGCCCGGGCCTCGCGCTGGCCTCCTAGGAATTTCAACGTGAGCAGGGATTCGTGGAAGGAGGAGGACTAAAATGGGAGCCCGGACCAGAGCACTGGGTTGAGGGAGGAGGGGGTTGGAGGTCTAAAATGCTGAGTCTAAGGAGGGAGGAGCTGAAGCCTGGACTCCTGGATCTGAGGGAGGTGGAAGCTGGGGACACAAACTGCTGAGTCCTGGGTGAGGAAGGAGTTGGTGGCCAGGGCTCCTGAGTGCAGATGGGAGGTGGTAGGCAGTGGCCCTGACTCCTGAGTTCttgagaaaaaaggcctggagtttGGAATTCTGGGTtctagaaggaggaagagagtcCCCGAgtgggcaaatggttaatgcactctctgctaacggaaaggttggaagtttaagtcaacctagaggtacctcagaagaaaggcctggtgatctacttctgagaaatcagccattgaaaaccctgtggagcacagttgtactctgacacacattggctCATCATGActcaaaatccacttgatggcaattggttagcAGAAAGAAGGACCTAAAGACCTGATCTCCTCCAGGTGGGGCAGAGGAGGCTTGGGGCCCATTCTACTGTGTTTGAAGGGGGGGGGTGCTGGTGACAGGACGCCTGGGTCCTGTGGAAGGAAGGGACTGAGGGCCCACACTCCTGGGTCTGCTAGGGACCAGGGATGTAGGTCTCAGAACCAGTCTTGCCATCTATCCTTTCAGTTCTATGTGCTGGAGAATAATCTGGAAGCTGTGGCCCGACACATGCTGGTTTTCAGCTTAGCCTTTGAGGAACCTGAGAAGATGGGGCTGCAAGGTAAGTCACAAGGACCCAGACATTCTGGCTCCCAGTCCCTTCCCATTCCCTGGAGGATTTTGGCATTTCCATGGTGCAATTAAAATTTAAACATGTGATCATGGCCCCCATTTCATCACGTACTCACTAGTTTGGTGGTCTTAGAGCCAAagattttcccatctgtaaaatgggtttaaaTATATGGTAACTCCtagagcaaatctgctgcaaaggacctcttcaaagtgttgaaaagcaaagatgtcaccttgaagactaaggtgcgcctgacccaagccatggtattttggatcacctcatatgcatgtgaaagctggacaataaataaggaagactgaagaagaattaacgcctttgaattgtggtgttggcaaagaatattgaatataccacagactgccaaaagaacaaacaaatctgtcttggaagaagtacaaccagaatgctccttagaagcaaggatggcgagactacatcttacatactttggacatgttgtcaggagggatcagtccctagagaaggacatcatgcttggcaaagtacagggtcaggggaaaagaggaagaccctcagtgaggtggattgacacagtggctgcaacaatgggctcaagcataacaactattgtaaggatggcgcaggaccaggtagtgtttcgttctgttgcacatagcgttgctgtgagttggaactgactcaatgccacctaacaacaataacaagagccATTGAAAGGAGtccaggtggcgcagtggtcactatgagttggaactgactccatgacaatgTGTATCTATGTCTATATAAATTGTATCATTTTAGTTGTTTAAGAACCTTACAAGAGATCATGCTGTCTTTTAGTTTTATAGATAAATATAGATTAGTTTACTTCTAGTTGCTTAAGAACCTTACACAAGGTGTATTGTGCAATGTGTGTTCTTCCAAATACCCTGGGCTATTAATGACAACAACCATCCATTATTCTGATatgattgttgttgttcgttgccattgagcatgattccaactcataataaccccatgtgtgcagagtagaactgctccatagggtcttcaaggctgtgaccttttagaagcagatcgccagacctgtcttccgaggtgcctctgggtgggttcagaccaccaaactttgggttagtaagttgaacacttaaccattggcaccactcaCGGACTTCCCTAATAAGAGCAATAATTGCTAAAATGTACTGAACCTGTACTGTAAGCCAGGCATTATAGAATTTTCCATGAAAACCTTACAAGAATCCTACAGAGTGGACCTTGTAGGATCCTTTTCTCACAAATGTGAGAAACAGGACCAGAAAGGGGTGGACACtagctcaaggccacacagcaaggagagtcaggatttgaacccagcttgTCTGAGTCCAGAGACCTTGGTCTAAGTGCTTAGTTTAAGCTGTAAcagggagattaaaaaaaaaaaactgctttccACCTCCTCACCCTTCTCCCCATCAAACTTCTCCCAAATTCAGTTTCAGCTCCAAGTGTGCCTCCTCCAGGCAAACTCTCTTGGATTTATACCCCTAAGGGAGCCTGTGGGCAGGACTGAGATGAGGTCAGCCAAACCCTGCCCAATTTCCTGCCTTTTACACCTCCCCACTTCTGGGGGAACCACATGAGGGAAGTCTCCAGACATCTTTCGGCAAGAGGCTTTGAACACTTGCATTGTGTCATGCACTGCTGTGACCGTTTCATGTGGGTTTTTTTCCTGGAATTCTGTCAATGggtgtgttgttgtgtgctgatgagtctattctgactctcagctaccccagaggacagagtagaactgcctcattgggtttcctaggctgtaatatttatggaagcagattgccaggtcttttctcccatggagcagctggtgagttcaaactgctggtcttttggttagcagctgagcacttaactattgtgccattaGGGCCCTTTATGTacatagcatatatatatatacacatatatatcatatatccccacgtgtctgtcagtttgtcgtactgtgggggcttgtgtgttgctgtgatactggaagctatgccaccgatattcagataccagcagggtcacccatggacgacaggtttcagctgagcttccagactaagacagactaggaagaaggacccggcagtctacttctgaaaagcattagccagtgaaaaccttatgaataccagcggaacattgtctgatatagtgctggaagatgagcccccaggttggaaggcactcaaaagatgactggggaagagctacctcctcaaagtagagtcgaccttaatgacatggatggagaaaagctttcgggaccttcatttgctgaggtggcacgactcaaaatgagaagaaacagctgcaaacatccattaataattcgagcctggaatgtacgaagtatgatctaggaaaattggtaatcgtcaaaaatgaaatggaacgcataaacatcaatatcctaggcattagtgagctgaaatggactggcattggccattttgaattggacaatcatatagtctactatgctgggaatgacaactggaagaggaatggtgttgcattcatcgtcaaaaagaacgtttcaagatctatcctgaagtacaacgctgtcagtgataggataatatccatacacctacaaggaagaccagttaatacgactattattcaaatttacgcaccaaccactaggggcaaagatgaagaaatagaagatttttaccagctgctgcagtctgaaattgatcgaacatgaaatcaagatgcattggtaattactggcgattagaatgtgaaagttagaaacaaagaagaaggatcagtagttggaaaatatggccttggtgatagaaacgatgccggagttcgaatgatagaattttgcaagaccaatgacttcttcactgcgaataccttctttcaccaacagaaacgggaactatacacatggaccttgcaagatggaacacacagaaatcaaattgactacatctgtggaaagagatgatggaaaagctcaatatcatcagtcagaacaaggccaggggccgactgtggaacagaccatcaattgctcatatgcaagttcaagccgaaactgaagaaaatcagagcaagtccacgagagccaaaatatgaccttgagtatatctcacctgaatttggagaccatctcaagaatagatttgatgcattgaacagtagtgaccgaagaccagacgagttgtggaatgacatcaaggacatcatctgtgaagaaagcaagaggtcactgaaaagacaggaaagaaagaaaagactaagatggatgtcagaggagactctgaagcttgctcttgagcatcgagcagctaaaacaaaaggaagaattcatgaagtaaatgaactgaagatttcaaaccgcctctcgagaagacaaaataaagtattacaatgacatgtgcaaagagctggagatggaaaaccaaaagggaagaacacactcagcgtttctcaagctgaaagaactgaagaaaaaattcaagccttgagttgcaatggtgaaggattccatggggaaaatattaaatgacgcaggaagcatcaaaagaagatggaaggaatacacagagtcatcataccaaaaagaattagtcgatattcaaccatttcaagaggtggcatatgatcaggaaccgatggtactgaaggaagaagtccaagctgctctgaaggcattggcgaaaaacagggctccaggaattgatggaatatcaattgagatgtttcaacaaacagatgtagcgctggaggtgctcactcgtctatgccaagaaatatggaagacagcttcctggccaactgactggaagagatccatatttatgcctattcccaagaaaggtgatgcaaccaaatgtggaaattatagaacaatatcattaatatcacacacaagcaaaattctgctgaagatcattcaaaaacagctgcagcagtatatcgacaaggaagtgccagaaatcaggccggtttcggaagaggacgtgaaaccagggagatcactgctgatgtcagatggatcctggctgaaagcagagaataccagaaggatgtttacctgtgttttattgattatgcaaaggcatttgactgtgtggatcataacaaactatggataacacagtgaagaatgggaattccagaacacttaattgtgctcatgaggaacctttacatcgatcaagaggcagttgttcggacagaacaaggggatactgattggcttaaagtcaggaaaggtgtgcgtcagggttgtattctttcaccatagctatttaatctgtatgctgaacaaataatatgagaagctggactatataaagaagaatgtggcatcaagtttggaggaagactcattaacaacctgagttacacagatgatacaaccttgcctgctgaaagtgaagaggacttgaagcacttactaatgaagatcaaagaccatagccttcagtatggattgcacctcaacataaaataaaaatcctcacaactggaccaatgagcaacatcatgataaacggagaaaagattgaagttgtggaggatttcatttgacttggatccacaatcaacagccatggaagcagcagtcaagaaatcaaaagacgcattgcattgggcaaatctgctgcaaaggacctctttaaagtgttgaagagcaaagatgtcaccctgaagactaaggtgtgcctgacccaagccatggtattttcaatcacatcatatgcatgtgaaggctggacaatgaataaggaagaccgaagaagagttcatgcctttgaattgtggtgttggcaaagaatattgaatataccatggactgccaaaagaacgaacaaatcttagaagtacaaccagaatgctccttagaagcaaggatggcgagactgcgtcttacatactttggacatgttgtcaggagggatcggtccctggagaaggacatcatgcttggcagagtacagggtcagcggaaaagaggaagaccctcaatgaggtggattgacacagtggctgcaacaatgggctcaagcataacgattgtaaggatggcgcaggaccgggcagtgtttcgttctgttgtgcatagggtcgctatgagtcggaaccgacttgatggcacctaacaacacaacaacatatcATGTACATTTGAAACTACATTGTTTTTTCCTATAAGGTTCTTATACAGCTAAAAAAactatagatagatatagatatacagcTAGATAAATGTAGAGATGTAGaaatgatatatatgtatatatatctaatCATATacaaacagtgggctcaagcataacaactgtgaagatggcacaggaccaggcagtgttttgttctgttgtacatagggtcgctatgagttggaacccactcaacaacacgtaacaacaacagtacaACTGAAGATAAATAATTATCTCCTATATGCCTATAAGATTTGTAAAAGAACTATATATACAAATCACTGCAGTTAAGTTGACAGAGACtctgtagggtagagtagaactgctccatagggtttccaaggccataatctttttttttttttttgtgctttaagtgcaagtttacaagtcagtctctcatacaaaaatttatatacaccttgctatatactcctaattgctctccctctaatcagacagcacactcctactctctactctctatttttgtgtccattcaggcagcttctgactccctctgccttctcatctcccctccagacaggagctgcccacatagtctcatgtgtctacttaatccaagaagctcacacctcaccagtatcattttctatgccatagtctggtccaatccct
Protein-coding sequences here:
- the SYT5 gene encoding synaptotagmin-5; the protein is MFPEPPTPGPPVADAPPDSSRISHGPVPPWALATIVLVSGLLIFSCCFCLYRRRCRRRTGKKSQAQAQVHLQEVKELGRSYIDKVQPEVEELDPAPQGPGQQVAEKHELGRLQYSLDYDFQSGQLLVGILQAEGLAALDLGGSSDPYVRVYLLPDKRRRYETKVHRQTLNPHFGENFAFKVPYVELGGRVLVMAVYDFDRFSRNDAIGEVRVPMSSVDLGRPVLAWRELQAAPREEQEKLGDICFSLRYVPTAGKLTVIVLEAKNLKKMDVGGLSDPYVKVHLLQGGKKVRKKKTTIKKNTLNPYYNEAFSFEVPCDQVQKVQVELTVLDYDKLGKNEAIGRVAVGAAAGGTGLRHWADMLANPRRPIAQWHSLRPPDRVRLPPVP